A region from the Halarsenatibacter silvermanii genome encodes:
- a CDS encoding Rossmann-like domain-containing protein yields MPVIIEAREKFEELVAENNLSTENIKITAEGLDPEEAIGHPERQDFPLLQGEEVMIEAKFKNSRGQAFTDQPGEYEGTLEEILSFDLDSSYRRALLVAAINVVLRDLDLIEKTVHCRDDDMEDCAEEIMAWIKTNHGELQTIGLIGFQPAFLEAAAKTFGSNNILVTDLNQDRIGGSDYGIEVRNGEKFNRRLIKKSGFVLVTGSTMINGSAGKLLELFAEQNKDFAFYGNTITGLAYLMDLPQLCFYGRRG; encoded by the coding sequence TTGCCAGTAATTATCGAAGCAAGAGAAAAATTCGAGGAATTGGTCGCAGAAAATAATTTAAGCACCGAGAATATAAAGATTACAGCTGAAGGACTGGACCCAGAAGAGGCGATAGGTCATCCTGAACGTCAGGACTTTCCCCTGCTGCAGGGAGAGGAAGTCATGATCGAAGCAAAATTTAAGAACAGTCGCGGTCAGGCCTTTACCGATCAACCGGGAGAGTATGAAGGAACGCTGGAAGAGATTTTATCCTTTGATCTGGACAGCAGCTACCGCCGGGCTCTTTTGGTGGCGGCTATCAATGTTGTGCTGAGGGATCTTGATCTTATCGAAAAAACAGTGCACTGCCGCGATGATGATATGGAAGATTGTGCAGAAGAAATTATGGCCTGGATAAAGACCAACCACGGGGAATTGCAAACTATCGGTCTCATAGGTTTTCAGCCCGCCTTTCTGGAAGCTGCAGCAAAAACTTTTGGTAGCAATAATATTCTGGTGACAGATCTTAATCAGGATAGGATCGGCGGTAGTGATTACGGAATCGAAGTAAGAAACGGAGAGAAATTCAACCGCCGTTTGATCAAAAAAAGCGGTTTTGTCCTGGTTACTGGCTCGACAATGATCAACGGTTCTGCCGGAAAACTTCTCGAATTGTTCGCTGAACAGAATAAGGATTTTGCCTTTTACGGCAACACCATAACCGGGCTGGCTTATCTTATGGATCTACCCCAGCTCTGTTTTTATGGCCGCAGAGGCTGA
- a CDS encoding ArsR/SmtB family transcription factor, with protein sequence MANRGEDDMNLLPALKALADENRLKIIVLLRRENYCVNALAHRLELSEAAISQHLKVLREADLVVGEKISYWVHYHVKEQNLKKIGLMLENLEDHIDVPPECQEDHERDCCN encoded by the coding sequence ATGGCGAATAGAGGTGAAGATGATATGAATCTGCTTCCCGCTTTAAAAGCCCTGGCGGATGAAAACAGGTTAAAAATAATTGTTTTGCTGAGGCGCGAAAACTACTGTGTAAACGCCCTGGCTCATAGGCTTGAGCTTTCCGAGGCTGCTATATCTCAACATCTCAAGGTGCTGAGGGAGGCAGATCTGGTAGTGGGAGAAAAGATCAGTTACTGGGTTCATTATCACGTTAAAGAACAAAATCTGAAAAAAATTGGATTAATGCTGGAGAACCTGGAGGATCATATAGATGTTCCGCCAGAATGCCAGGAGGATCACGAGAGGGATTGCTGTAACTGA
- a CDS encoding gamma-glutamyl-gamma-aminobutyrate hydrolase family protein yields MTILGGITISKPLIGITTYRQTQKNPRSCYGKIGCNYIDAIERAGGVPLPIPIMDNLEETENYLEIIDGLLLTGGQDISPECYGEEPGDRLKKVDISRDRWELEFFRRTYRSDLPVLGICRGMQLINVGLGGTLYQDLGSQLHFAEEKENFQHHEVLIEKGTQLFEVLYSYDKLKVNSRHHQAVKDLGESLQVAARTEEGTVEAVESTEKKFVIGVQWHPEALVEDRPCFRELFGSLILTARENAPSPAG; encoded by the coding sequence ATCACAATTCTGGGAGGGATAACTATTTCCAAACCGCTGATCGGGATTACCACCTACAGGCAGACTCAGAAAAATCCCCGGTCCTGCTACGGCAAGATCGGCTGTAATTATATCGATGCAATAGAAAGAGCTGGAGGAGTTCCACTCCCCATACCGATCATGGATAATCTCGAGGAGACCGAGAATTATCTGGAGATAATTGATGGACTTCTGCTCACCGGAGGACAGGACATATCTCCAGAATGCTACGGGGAAGAGCCCGGTGATCGGCTGAAAAAGGTGGATATCAGCCGGGACAGATGGGAGCTTGAATTTTTTCGCCGGACCTATCGCTCCGACCTGCCGGTGCTGGGGATATGCCGGGGAATGCAGCTGATCAATGTGGGGCTGGGAGGAACGCTTTATCAGGATCTGGGCAGTCAGCTTCACTTCGCCGAAGAAAAAGAAAATTTTCAACACCATGAAGTTCTTATAGAAAAAGGAACCCAGCTGTTTGAGGTTTTGTATTCTTATGATAAATTAAAAGTGAATTCGCGCCATCACCAGGCCGTTAAGGATCTGGGAGAATCTCTGCAGGTGGCTGCCCGGACAGAAGAGGGGACTGTAGAAGCGGTTGAATCTACGGAAAAAAAGTTTGTCATTGGAGTTCAGTGGCATCCTGAAGCTCTGGTTGAAGATCGTCCCTGCTTTCGTGAACTTTTTGGAAGTCTAATTTTGACCGCCCGGGAGAATGCCCCCTCTCCGGCTGGATAA
- a CDS encoding ferredoxin has product MADKENKVPENVEGPFYVDEECIACEMCIDDAPRNFDLADEGHAYVKKQPESEVQKEACEEALMNCPVDAIGDDG; this is encoded by the coding sequence ATGGCAGATAAAGAAAACAAAGTTCCGGAGAATGTAGAAGGTCCTTTTTATGTGGATGAAGAATGTATAGCCTGCGAGATGTGTATCGACGATGCTCCCCGAAATTTTGACCTGGCCGATGAGGGTCACGCCTACGTTAAAAAACAGCCTGAATCCGAAGTGCAAAAGGAAGCCTGTGAGGAAGCCCTGATGAACTGTCCTGTAGATGCAATAGGAGATGACGGTTAA
- a CDS encoding TolC family protein, producing the protein MNIKDRNLTIIIIAIILQFFCFLAAGIPFLSSVRAAETGTGQPEPAEERLQDLIDTALVENHRHSELEYELEAARQRQKQLESGLDWQADIRGDVRVLRTPEMVNVFYDSLQYLDEEDNSPVEAELAEEVDDEIAALSLTLGASRSLWDDGDTAFRREALKLEKEDKKLELTREEEKIISSVAEAFYELRQAQVGLELAEIAAEVRREQVEEKRHLIEAEKAIQTELEEVKLQADEAEDALKDAREAFRLSRENLRREVASDSYLRLPEPRELDSACRLDVPGENNFWPWEIEESQDMARDRRRELDRLEQELDLIAAEREKIEEEQRPDLAGGVSFYQDDIDTSLRMTVDETGRFTAGVNRFDTTLPEIENFRVNPGSTPITWPTSPETGPINYESQSSWQIGFSLEYNFHDSGLEEAEMAELESERSARKEQLAGAEEDIKLEVKSQQQELKAAHRELRRQKSQLDLAERRLSDGDHMLEAEMISRYEYNLLELNYYQAAADLLNSYYDYRRELVEMTEAVGKADSWFRGELF; encoded by the coding sequence TTGAACATCAAAGACAGAAATTTGACGATCATTATTATAGCAATAATTCTGCAGTTTTTCTGCTTTCTCGCGGCCGGAATACCTTTCTTAAGTTCGGTGAGAGCAGCTGAAACCGGCACCGGGCAGCCCGAACCGGCCGAAGAAAGACTGCAGGATCTTATAGATACCGCTCTGGTCGAAAATCACCGACACAGTGAACTGGAATACGAGCTGGAGGCAGCCCGCCAGCGGCAAAAACAGCTGGAAAGCGGTCTGGACTGGCAGGCTGATATTAGAGGAGATGTCAGGGTGCTGAGAACTCCCGAGATGGTTAATGTATTCTATGATTCACTGCAGTATCTGGATGAAGAGGATAATAGTCCTGTTGAGGCGGAGCTGGCGGAGGAAGTTGACGACGAAATTGCTGCTTTAAGTCTTACTTTAGGTGCCAGCCGCAGCCTGTGGGATGACGGGGATACTGCTTTCCGCCGGGAGGCTTTAAAACTGGAAAAAGAGGATAAGAAGCTGGAACTTACCCGGGAAGAGGAAAAGATCATATCTTCCGTGGCTGAAGCCTTTTACGAGCTGCGTCAGGCTCAGGTAGGACTGGAGCTGGCCGAGATTGCCGCTGAAGTCAGAAGGGAGCAGGTGGAGGAAAAAAGACACCTGATCGAGGCTGAAAAAGCCATACAAACTGAGCTGGAAGAGGTCAAGCTGCAGGCTGATGAGGCTGAAGATGCTTTGAAAGATGCCCGGGAAGCCTTCCGGCTCAGCCGGGAAAATCTCAGGCGGGAGGTGGCCAGTGATAGTTATCTTCGTCTGCCCGAGCCACGTGAGCTTGACTCAGCCTGCCGGCTGGATGTTCCCGGAGAGAACAACTTCTGGCCCTGGGAGATCGAGGAGAGTCAGGATATGGCCCGCGATCGGCGCAGGGAGCTGGACAGGCTGGAGCAGGAGCTCGATTTGATAGCTGCCGAGCGGGAAAAGATCGAGGAAGAACAGCGCCCGGATCTGGCCGGTGGAGTATCTTTTTACCAGGATGATATCGATACTTCTCTGCGCATGACGGTGGACGAAACGGGCAGATTTACAGCAGGGGTGAACAGATTTGATACCACTCTGCCCGAAATTGAGAATTTCAGAGTTAATCCTGGTTCTACTCCGATTACCTGGCCAACTTCTCCGGAAACCGGACCAATAAACTATGAATCGCAATCTTCCTGGCAGATAGGTTTCTCGCTCGAATATAATTTTCACGACTCAGGGCTGGAGGAGGCAGAAATGGCCGAGCTTGAATCGGAGCGCAGTGCCCGTAAGGAACAGCTGGCGGGGGCTGAAGAGGATATTAAATTGGAGGTAAAATCTCAGCAGCAGGAACTTAAGGCCGCACATCGCGAGCTAAGACGGCAAAAATCGCAGCTGGATCTGGCCGAAAGGAGACTATCCGACGGAGATCATATGCTGGAAGCGGAGATGATAAGCCGCTATGAATACAATTTGCTGGAACTCAATTATTATCAGGCGGCTGCAGATCTGCTGAACTCCTATTATGATTATCGCCGAGAACTGGTTGAAATGACTGAGGCGGTAGGGAAAGCCGACAGCTGGTTTCGAGGGGAATTGTTTTAA
- a CDS encoding efflux RND transporter permease subunit has translation MILPDIAVKKPVAVTMVIALLILLGFIGLTRLPLELLPELDMPVIVVVADYPGAGPSEVEDLVVRPLEESLQAVSGLDTITAISEEGRAQILLEFDWGTDLDFAIQDVREQIDIVRDELPDDADSPYALQYDPTEMPVLEMGVTGEGELVDVRRTLDNDVVPELERQPGVASVEILGGREREIQVELKPDRLKRHDIALFEVMEAIPAANLDLPGGDVTPAGREELLVRTLGRFDNFAEIGSVPVSGSGGSLFYLDEIAVIEDGFTDQNTIVRQDGEKSLGLEIHQEADANTVETVRGVQNALSDVTARLDRELEFTTIQDQADYIGIAISTVINNAVVGGILAVIILFLFLNNFLTTMLVAVNIPVSFMATFFLMDQFGLNLNLMTLGGLALGAGMLVDNSVVVSENIFRFGEQGYDIRRASVDGASEVGGPIAASTITTMAVFLPVVFIEGIAGEIFRDLSFSVAFSLMISLFTALTLIPMLAVKLLVRTDFAKVRERQQNSIVNRILERIKKYYDRGIRLVLSHRLIGFLLVLAVFGVTVFAAGLVGQEFLPELDEGLIDIRLDMPPGTTLADTEETVIGIEEELKEWPEVENIQSIVGHNGISSDARITLGLVDLDERDHRTPYYVENVRKLESIPLEADLQASNLSVVTGGGDLEQAPIVVDVMGADRDELEELSLQLEEIVRDLEYTADVGTSIGDPRPELQIDVNRRKAGNYGLSAAGIAEAVNVAVEGTVVTRFDEDDGEDDDMIDLRLRYGQEIRDDVSRLETMPLANRAGRVLPLDQITEIRRGESPVELRRIDQTDAVSVYSDYSGVDLGSAVDGIEVEMETVEFPAGVNYEFGSETQWMREAFEDLFLAMMLAIIIVFMLLAAQFESYWQPLIIILSVPFGIVGVIYGLIITGRSLNVASYIGVIMMVGIVVNNAIVLLDYINREITKTEEGSRTDAISRACQIRLRPILMTTLTTVLAMFPLALGFGEGSEIQAPIATAVIGGLVVSTFSTLVLLPMLYTTFDDLTRRLFGSGGENS, from the coding sequence TTGATATTACCAGATATAGCGGTCAAAAAACCTGTTGCTGTCACCATGGTTATAGCTCTTTTGATTTTGCTCGGTTTTATAGGGCTGACCAGGCTGCCTCTGGAGCTTCTGCCGGAGCTGGATATGCCGGTTATCGTGGTTGTGGCTGACTATCCCGGAGCCGGCCCCTCTGAGGTCGAAGATCTTGTGGTGAGACCGCTGGAGGAATCTCTGCAGGCTGTTTCCGGACTGGATACGATAACGGCTATCTCAGAGGAAGGAAGAGCTCAAATTCTGCTCGAGTTCGACTGGGGAACTGATCTGGATTTTGCCATTCAGGATGTCCGGGAGCAGATAGATATTGTGCGGGATGAGCTGCCTGATGATGCTGACAGCCCCTATGCTTTGCAATACGACCCTACCGAAATGCCGGTGCTGGAAATGGGAGTTACCGGAGAGGGGGAACTGGTAGATGTTCGCCGTACACTGGACAATGATGTGGTTCCAGAGCTGGAAAGGCAGCCCGGGGTGGCCTCGGTTGAAATTTTGGGCGGCAGGGAAAGAGAGATTCAGGTTGAATTAAAACCGGACAGATTGAAGCGCCACGATATAGCTCTTTTTGAAGTGATGGAGGCCATTCCCGCGGCCAATCTGGATTTGCCGGGAGGGGATGTAACTCCGGCCGGCCGGGAAGAGCTGCTGGTAAGAACTCTGGGCAGGTTTGATAATTTTGCTGAGATAGGAAGTGTACCTGTTTCCGGGAGCGGAGGATCGCTGTTTTATCTGGATGAGATTGCGGTTATCGAAGACGGTTTTACCGATCAGAATACCATCGTCAGACAGGACGGGGAAAAGAGTCTGGGACTGGAGATTCATCAGGAGGCTGATGCCAACACTGTGGAGACGGTGAGGGGAGTTCAAAATGCTCTCTCAGACGTCACGGCCCGACTCGATAGGGAGCTTGAATTCACCACGATTCAGGACCAGGCAGATTATATCGGCATTGCTATCTCCACGGTGATAAATAACGCGGTGGTGGGCGGCATACTGGCAGTTATTATACTTTTTCTTTTTCTCAATAACTTTCTCACCACCATGCTGGTTGCTGTCAATATTCCGGTGTCTTTTATGGCCACTTTCTTTCTGATGGATCAGTTCGGTCTTAACTTAAATCTTATGACCCTGGGCGGTTTGGCCCTGGGAGCGGGAATGCTGGTCGATAATTCCGTGGTCGTATCTGAAAATATATTCAGATTTGGCGAGCAGGGTTACGATATCCGTCGAGCTTCTGTTGATGGGGCTTCAGAGGTTGGAGGGCCGATCGCAGCTTCCACCATTACCACCATGGCTGTTTTTCTGCCGGTGGTCTTTATAGAGGGAATTGCCGGAGAGATTTTCCGGGATTTATCTTTTAGCGTGGCATTTTCTCTTATGATTTCGCTTTTTACGGCTCTTACCCTTATACCGATGCTGGCGGTCAAACTTCTGGTGCGTACAGATTTTGCTAAGGTAAGAGAACGTCAGCAAAACAGCATCGTCAATCGCATACTCGAAAGGATAAAAAAATATTATGATCGAGGAATAAGGCTGGTTTTATCCCATAGATTGATAGGGTTTTTGCTGGTGCTGGCTGTTTTCGGTGTTACAGTTTTTGCAGCCGGACTGGTGGGTCAGGAATTTTTGCCTGAACTGGACGAAGGACTTATCGACATAAGGCTGGATATGCCGCCTGGAACCACTCTGGCTGATACCGAAGAGACAGTGATCGGAATAGAAGAGGAATTAAAAGAGTGGCCGGAGGTTGAAAATATTCAATCCATTGTGGGTCACAATGGTATTTCTTCGGATGCCCGGATTACCCTAGGTCTTGTCGATCTGGATGAGCGTGATCACCGCACTCCGTATTATGTTGAAAATGTCAGAAAACTTGAGAGTATACCGCTGGAAGCGGATCTGCAGGCCAGCAACCTTTCTGTGGTTACCGGCGGAGGCGATTTAGAGCAGGCCCCGATAGTTGTCGATGTTATGGGAGCGGATAGAGATGAACTGGAAGAGCTGAGTTTACAGCTGGAAGAGATTGTCAGGGATCTGGAATATACCGCCGATGTGGGCACCAGCATAGGTGATCCCCGTCCCGAACTTCAAATTGATGTTAACCGGCGTAAAGCCGGTAATTATGGTTTGAGCGCGGCGGGAATAGCTGAAGCGGTGAATGTAGCGGTAGAGGGAACTGTTGTTACCAGGTTTGATGAGGATGACGGTGAAGATGATGACATGATAGATCTCAGGCTGCGTTATGGCCAGGAGATACGGGATGATGTTTCCCGGCTGGAAACCATGCCTCTGGCCAACAGAGCCGGGCGTGTTTTGCCGCTGGATCAGATTACTGAGATTCGCCGGGGGGAAAGTCCGGTGGAATTGAGAAGAATAGATCAGACCGATGCCGTTTCGGTATATTCCGATTATTCCGGGGTCGATTTGGGTTCGGCTGTGGATGGTATAGAGGTCGAAATGGAGACGGTCGAATTTCCCGCCGGAGTTAATTACGAATTCGGCAGCGAGACTCAGTGGATGCGGGAAGCTTTTGAGGATCTCTTTTTAGCCATGATGCTGGCCATAATAATAGTCTTTATGCTGCTGGCCGCTCAATTTGAATCTTACTGGCAGCCTCTGATCATCATCCTCAGCGTTCCCTTTGGCATCGTGGGAGTTATTTATGGTCTGATTATAACCGGCAGGAGTCTTAATGTGGCTTCCTATATAGGAGTGATTATGATGGTCGGTATTGTGGTCAATAACGCGATTGTGCTGCTCGATTATATCAACCGGGAAATAACTAAAACTGAAGAAGGTTCGCGAACTGATGCCATATCCCGGGCCTGTCAGATCAGATTAAGACCCATTTTGATGACGACGCTGACGACCGTACTGGCCATGTTTCCTCTGGCCCTGGGTTTTGGCGAGGGCTCCGAAATTCAGGCCCCCATAGCCACGGCAGTGATTGGGGGGCTTGTCGTCTCGACCTTTTCTACGCTGGTATTATTGCCCATGCTTTACACGACCTTCGATGATTTAACCCGTCGGTTATTTGGCAGCGGGGGTGAAAACAGTTGA
- a CDS encoding efflux RND transporter periplasmic adaptor subunit, with translation MLRTKTIKAKVESIETLNNNLLPLIFLCLLMLLIFSAIFAGDAAAETAEKNEEGIEVFRVDEEVGSGKKYFEGFTKPAGAARVMPGIGGDLIEIYPDIGDRVETGDRIARLEAEKLDLGIKAGEKALEQIEKELEMAEAGARKEELKQVEARYEAARESFEIAEDHHRRVKYLYEHDVAPKTELDEAEQRLNEARAEYKTAEQSLEMSEQGARPEEIDILKAAIAEAEYELEKARVDQQDLKVTAPVEGTIGELPIDEGALVGDDTVLAVIMEMEELKFSVETTAGRAADIRRGQPAELSFDSHPEETFRGMVDEIYPAADEGSGQFEFNIALPNPDSRLRAGEYGEARITTEENDYLEIPSSALVENDNPKIYLVESEMLKEVEVEIISRSEDKVEIAGDLEKGDLIVYEAKDEYYHGHPAELIEVVDS, from the coding sequence ATGCTGAGGACTAAAACGATAAAAGCAAAGGTTGAGAGTATCGAAACTTTGAATAATAATTTATTGCCGCTTATATTTTTGTGTCTTTTAATGCTTTTGATTTTTTCGGCGATTTTTGCCGGAGATGCAGCTGCAGAAACAGCCGAAAAAAATGAAGAAGGGATAGAAGTTTTCCGGGTTGACGAGGAAGTTGGGAGTGGAAAAAAATATTTCGAGGGATTTACCAAACCGGCAGGCGCGGCCCGGGTTATGCCCGGAATTGGGGGAGATCTTATCGAAATATATCCTGATATCGGAGACAGGGTTGAAACGGGAGATCGGATAGCCAGACTCGAGGCAGAAAAGCTTGATCTGGGCATTAAAGCCGGAGAAAAGGCTCTGGAACAGATCGAAAAAGAGCTCGAAATGGCTGAGGCCGGAGCCAGAAAAGAGGAGTTAAAACAGGTTGAAGCCCGATATGAGGCAGCCCGGGAAAGTTTTGAGATTGCAGAAGATCATCACAGAAGAGTCAAATATCTCTATGAGCACGACGTCGCGCCCAAAACGGAGCTGGATGAAGCCGAACAGAGGCTGAATGAGGCCCGGGCTGAATACAAAACAGCCGAACAGAGTCTGGAGATGTCCGAGCAGGGGGCCCGACCGGAAGAAATCGATATTTTAAAAGCAGCTATAGCTGAAGCTGAGTACGAGCTGGAAAAGGCCAGAGTGGATCAGCAGGATCTTAAGGTGACCGCGCCGGTGGAGGGTACTATCGGCGAGCTTCCCATCGATGAAGGAGCTCTGGTCGGTGATGATACCGTGCTGGCCGTGATCATGGAGATGGAAGAGCTCAAATTTTCCGTGGAGACTACAGCGGGCCGGGCAGCAGATATTCGTCGGGGTCAGCCGGCTGAGCTCAGCTTCGATTCCCACCCGGAAGAGACTTTCCGGGGCATGGTAGATGAAATATATCCGGCAGCAGATGAGGGGTCGGGGCAGTTCGAATTCAATATAGCCCTGCCCAATCCTGACAGCAGATTGCGGGCGGGTGAATATGGAGAAGCCCGCATAACGACAGAGGAGAATGATTATCTTGAAATTCCCAGTTCTGCTCTTGTAGAAAATGATAATCCGAAAATATACCTGGTGGAGTCGGAAATGCTGAAAGAGGTTGAGGTAGAGATCATTTCTCGCAGCGAGGACAAAGTTGAAATTGCAGGGGATCTGGAAAAAGGAGATCTGATCGTTTATGAAGCGAAGGACGAATATTATCACGGTCATCCGGCAGAATTGATAGAGGTGGTTGACAGTTGA
- a CDS encoding TetR/AcrR family transcriptional regulator, with protein sequence MSAERPEEVKEDELQGEDGRKSRKSRNRRKVLDAFLQLIEKNSTLPSPEKIAEEAEVSRRSIFRYFENLDQLVAEAYHHQIELLREKFSPPKPIELSEEIERKNLKNFVSYLSSVYEYTASIRKVLSEKGLPADVRKKLNRMRSQTLKNRLAQHFGKHMEEKYDAERMEDLLYGLETALSPESWDYLRGPCGLSRERACRVWIEMLIKFIKN encoded by the coding sequence GGGAGAAGATGGCAGGAAAAGCCGCAAATCCAGGAATAGAAGGAAAGTGCTGGATGCTTTTTTACAGCTTATTGAAAAAAATTCCACCCTGCCCTCGCCGGAGAAAATAGCGGAAGAGGCTGAGGTTTCCCGTCGTTCGATCTTCCGTTATTTTGAAAATCTTGATCAGCTGGTAGCTGAAGCCTATCATCATCAGATTGAACTTCTGCGGGAAAAATTTTCGCCGCCGAAACCGATCGAACTGAGCGAAGAGATAGAACGCAAAAATCTAAAAAATTTCGTGTCTTATCTCAGTTCTGTGTATGAATACACTGCTTCGATTAGAAAAGTCCTTTCAGAAAAGGGACTGCCGGCAGATGTTCGCAAAAAGTTAAATCGGATGCGAAGTCAGACACTTAAGAACAGATTGGCCCAACATTTTGGAAAACACATGGAAGAAAAATACGATGCCGAGAGAATGGAAGACTTGCTTTATGGGCTGGAAACCGCGCTCTCTCCTGAAAGCTGGGACTATCTGCGGGGTCCCTGTGGTTTGTCGCGGGAGCGAGCCTGCAGAGTTTGGATTGAAATGCTTATCAAATTTATTAAAAATTAA